One genomic segment of Hordeum vulgare subsp. vulgare chromosome 2H, MorexV3_pseudomolecules_assembly, whole genome shotgun sequence includes these proteins:
- the LOC123427277 gene encoding cytokinin dehydrogenase 8-like produces the protein MDLKALYMYAAVLALLLCSAATFIQSPTDVFGPVALLEPTPSSARDFGAIVSDAPFAVLRPESTADIALLLTALSTAPPHPRATVAARGVGHSLQGQAQARDGIVVETRSLPRTVVVVAARASGEATAHAYADVGAGALWVEVLEECLKAGLAPLSWTDYLYLTVGGTLSNAGISGQAFKHGPQISNVLQLQVVTGSGEIVTCSRTKTPDLFFAVLGGLGQFGIITRARILLQEAPPKVRWVRAFYDSFETFTKDQELLISMPEQVDYVEGFMVLNEHSIHSSSIAFPARIDFSPDFGSEGKKKVYYCIEFAVHDFGFSVDHVVELVSGKMSHMRPHIYSVGVSYFDFLNRVRMEEESLRSLGLWDVPHPWLNMFVPRHGIRQLKDLLMDTVLAGDFQGAILVYPLLTDKWDRNTSAVIPSAPDGVMYIFSVLRSADPSRCGRGCVEEMLEQHRLVADEACRVGGGGGGIGAKQYLARQPTQAHWRNHFGPSWDRFQARKARYDPVRVLGPGQGIFPWADSASSM, from the exons ATGGACCTCAAGGCGCTGTACATGTACGCCGCCGTCCTAGCCCTGCTCCTCTGCTCCGCGGCGACCTTCATCCAGAGCCCCACCGACGTGTTCGGACCGGTGGCGCTCCTCGAGCCAACCCCGTCCTCGGCGCGCGACTTCGGCGCCATCGTCTCCGACGCGCCCTTCGCGGTCCTTCGGCCGGAGTCCACCGCCGACATCGCGCTCCTCCTGACCGCCCTGTCGACGGCGCCGCCGCACCCGAGGGCGACCGTGGCCGCGCGCGGCGTCGGGCACTCGCTCCAGGGCCAGGCCCAGGCGCGCGACGGCATTGTGGTGGAGACGCGTTCCCTGCCACGcaccgtggtggtggtggcggcgcgggcgagcgGCGAGGCCACCGCGCACGCGTACGCGGACGTGGGCGCCGGCGCTCTGTGGGTGGAGGTGCTGGAGGAGTGCCTGAAGGCCGGCCTGGCGCCGCTGTCCTGGACGGACTACCTGTACCTCACCGTGGGCGGGACGCTGTCCAATGCCGGCATCAGCGGCCAGGCGTTCAAGCATGGCCCGCAGATCAGCAACGTCCTGCAACTCCAAGTCGTCACAG GGAGTGGGGAGATCGTGACATGCTCACGCACCAAGACCCCGGACCTTTTCTTCGCAGTTCTTGGCGGGCTTGGCCAGTTTGGCATCATCACCAGGGCAAGAATTCTCCTCCAAGAAGCTCCTCCAAAG GTGAGATGGGTGAGGGCCTTCTACGACAGCTTCGAGACATTCACCAAGGACCAAGAGCTCCTGATCTCAATGCCGGAGCAGGTGGACTACGTGGAGGGATTCATGGTTCTGAATGAGCACTCCATCCACAGCTCGTCCATCGCCTTCCCCGCTCGCATCGATTTCAGCCCAGACTTCGGCTCCGAGGGAAAGAAGAAGGTCTACTACTGCATAGAGTTTGCAGTGCATGACTTCGGCTTCAGTGTAGATCAT GTTGTGGAGCTGGTCTCAGGGAAGATGAGCCACATGAGGCCTCACATATACAGCGTGGGGGTGTCCTACTTTGATTTCCTAAACAGGGTGAGGATGGAGGAGGAGAGCCTGAGGAGCCTGGGGCTCTGGGACGTGCCTCACCCCTGGCTCAACATGTTCGTGCCAAGGCATGGTATCAGACAGCTCAAAGACCTGCTCATGGACACCGTCTTGGCAGGAGACTTCCAGGGGGCCATCCTTGTCTACCCCCTCCTCACTGACAA GTGGGACAGGAACACGTCGGCGGTCATCCCGTCGGCGCCGGACGGCGTGATGTACATCTTCAGCGTGCTCCGGTCGGCCGACCCGTCGCGGTGCGGCCGCGGCTGCGTCGAGGAGATGCTGGAGCAGCACCGCCTGGTGGCCGACGAGGCGTgccgggtcggcggcggcggcggcggcatcggCGCCAAGCAGTACCTTGCCCGGCAGCCCACGCAGGCGCATTGGCGCAACCATTTCGGGCCCAGCTGGGACCGCTTCCAGGCCCGCAAGGCCCGCTACGACCCGGTGCGCGTGCTTGGGCCTGGCCAAGGCATTTTTCCCTGGGCGGATTCTGCGAGCTCGATGTGA